In one Drosophila pseudoobscura strain MV-25-SWS-2005 chromosome X, UCI_Dpse_MV25, whole genome shotgun sequence genomic region, the following are encoded:
- the LOC4813643 gene encoding pupal cuticle protein Edg-78E-like has translation MFKLTICLLAAVLVAYVHADHIDKDATILSEKNDPADAEGNYANSYDTSNGIQAQEAGNANGATGSYSYTSPEGERIEVTYVADENGFQPSGAHLPTPPPIPEAIIRALEYIAAHPPAQE, from the exons ATGTTCAAGCTT ACGATCTGCCTGCTCGCTGCCGTGCTCGTGGCATATGTCCACGCAGACCACATCGACAAAGATGCCACCATCCTAAGCGAGAAGAACGATCCGGCCGATGCGGAGGGCAACTATGCCAACTCCTACGATACCAGCAACGGAATCCAAGCCCAGGAGGCTGGCAATGCCAATGGAGCCACTGGCAGCTATTCGTACACCTCCCCCGAAGGCGAGCGCATTGAAGTGACCTATGTGGCCGATGAGAACGGTTTCCAGCCCAGCGGTGCCCATTTACCGACTCCACCACCAATTCCAGAGGCCATTATCCGTGCCCTGGAGTACATCGCCGCCCATCCACCAGCACAGGAATAG
- the LOC4813644 gene encoding probable serine hydrolase, protein MEARKVHNMDFQEDSSSGTTGNDLGQRYRHAGDLTGEPPTRPFAEISITVPWGHISGKWYGPQNVQPILGLHGWQDNAGTFDLLMPLLSPDVAFLSIDLPGHGLSSRLPDGCYYNSVDNLYVIRLIMKQYKWEKVSLVGHSMSSIICFVFAAVFPDKVDMIIGIDALKPHQRPYPSVIRTMETRLDEFLREDERNRSKNEPPSYTYDEIIERVYLGTFHSVNKEHCKHMMARNIQKSEKYPDKYFFCRDRRLKFYNYAIGSQELCVEMAHRIKCPYMFIKATQSSYFEDKKYYDEVLAVLLKKPNFEYVEANGSHHVHMNSPEAIIEPVNSFIQRFGPAAAAAERQKAKEAKESKL, encoded by the exons ATGGAAGCAAGGAAAG TGCACAACATGGACTTCCAAGAAGACAGCTCAAGTGGCACCACTGGCAATGATCTGGGCCAACGCTATCGACATGCTGGGGACTTAACCGGCGAACCGCCAACCAGGCCA TTCGCAGAGATCAGCATTACTGTGCCCTGGGGACACATATCCGGAAAGTGGTACGGCCCTCAGAATGTGCAACCCATTCTGGGCCTGCACGGGTGGCAAGATAATGCGGGAACCTTTGATCTGCTGATGCCGCTACTCTCCCCGGACGTGGCCTTTCTGTCGATCGATCTGCCCGGACATGGATTGTCTTCACGTCTGCCCGATGGCTGCTACTACAACTCTGTGGATAACCTCTATGTGATACGTCTGATCATGAAGCAATATAAGTGGGAGAAGGTGTCGCTGGTGGGACACTCCATGTCCTCCATTATTTGTTTCGTGTTTGCTGCCGTCTTTCCGGACAAGGTGGATATGATCATTGGGATTGATGCTCTTAAGCCGCACCAGCGACCATACCCTTCAGTCATTCGGACCATGGAGACTCGCCTGGACGAGTTTCTGCGAGAGGATGAGCGCAATCGGAGCAAGAATGAGCCGCCCAGCTACACCTATGATGAGATTATCGAGCGTGTCTATCTTGGCACATTCCACTCGGTAAACAAGGAGCACTGCAAGCACATGATGGCCCGCAACATCCAGAAGTCTGAGAAGTACCCAGACAAGTACTTCTTCTGTCGTGATCGTCGCCTTAAGTTCTATAACTATGCCATTGGATCCCAGGAGCTGTGCGTGGAGATGGCCCATAGGATCAAGTGCCCGTATATGTTCATCAAGGCCACCCAGTCCTCGTACTTTGAGGACAAAAAGTACTACGACGAGGTGCTCGCTGTTCTGCTAAAGAAGCCCAACTTTGAGTACGTCGAGGCCAATGGCTCGCACCATGTGCATATGAACAGTCCAGAGGCCATCATTGAACCGGTCAATAGCTTCATTCAACGTTTTGGACcggcagctgcggcagcggaGCGCCAAAAGGCCAAGGAGGCGAAGGAGAGCAAGCTCTAG